One segment of Leptidea sinapis chromosome 33, ilLepSina1.1, whole genome shotgun sequence DNA contains the following:
- the LOC126974776 gene encoding hexokinase HKDC1-like has translation MSTVVENGVLGVENRVNGHVYMNGNKSNGISNGVANGNGASNGNGVANGIGAWEKEFLPPPLQLDDIARAIKVESRLSGLVLCGDILRRVGEVFTREIENGLREKPSSLQMENTYVPELPDGTEEGVFLALDLGGTNFRVLYLELRGGQLVKEDVKHYHISDELRLGPGEDLFNFLADCVQDFLRSDGMERDELSLGFTFSFPMKQHSISSGELITWTKSFNCGGMKGVDVAALLQQCLRKRGLKVTVQVLLNDTTGTLVAGAHLDPEVAIGVIMGTGSNGCYMERADRVQHWEARHERVHDVCVDIEWGAFGDNGCLNFLRTEFDEEVDRNSLLAKSFTFEKYIGGKYLGDMLCAVLSGLARDGLFPAQPSRGELESAHVSMFEQENVCGEWSQTSEALCEACGGVSMTKADALVAQHVARVISNRAAQLVSVCIATLLRRMDRGHTAVAVDGSVFKRHPRIKGLMNKYISLLAPYHKFTLLGAEDGSGKGSALTAAIAARVAARTP, from the exons ATGTCAACGGTAGTAGAAAACGGTGTTCTGGGAGTCGAAAATCGAGTGAATGGTCATGTTTATATGAATGGCAACAAAAGCAATGGCATCAGTAATGGTGTTGCAAATGGCAATGGTGCCAGCAACGGCAATGGAGTTGCAAATGGAATCGGCGCTTGGGAGAAAGAGTTTCTTCCACCGCCGTTGCAATTAGATGATATAGCCAGAGCGATTAAg GTGGAGTCAAGATTATCAGGATTGGTGCTTTGTGGAGATATCTTAAGACGAGTAGGAGAAGTGTTCACAAGAGAGATAGAAAATGGTCTTCGGGAGAAGCCATCCAGCTTGCAGATGGAGAACACATATGTCCCGGAACTGCCTGATGGAACTG AGGAAGGCGTTTTCTTAGCGTTAGACCTTGGCGGCACCAATTTCCGAGTTCTATACTTAGAACTACGAGGAGGTCAGCTTGTGAAGGAGGATGTTAAACATTATCACATCAG tgATGAGTTAAGGTTGGGGCCAGGTGAAGATTTGTTCAACTTCCTCGCTGACTGTGTTCAGGACTTCTTAAGATCTGATGGAATGGAACGTGATGAGCTATCGTTAG GGTTTACGTTCTCCTTCCCCATGAAGCAACATTCAATATCCTCAGGAGAGCTGATAACGTGGACTAAGAGTTTCAACTGTGGCGGTATGAAGGGAGTTGACGTTGCAGCTCTTCTACAGCAATGCTTGAGGAAGAGGGGATTGAAGGTCACGGTGCAAGTTTtgcttaatgacaccacagggACTTTGGTTGCTGGCGCGCATTTGGACCCTGAAGtagct ATTGGCGTAATTATGGGCACTGGCTCTAATGGTTGCTATATGGAGCGTGCAGATCGGGTCCAACACTGGGAAGCCCGCCATGAGAGGGTACATGATGTCTGTGTGGATATAGAATGGGGTGCCTTTGGAGACAACGGTTGCTTGAATTTCCTGCGGACAGAGTTTGATGAAGAAGTCGACAGAAACTCTTTACTGGCTAAATCATTCAC ATTCGAGAAATACATCGGCGGTAAATATTTGGGTGATATGCTGTGCGCTGTTTTGAGCGGATTGGCCAGGGATGGACTGTTTCCAGCTCAGCCCAGTAGAGGAGAACTGGAATCTGCACACGTCAGCATGTTTGAGCA AGAAAACGTATGCGGAGAATGGTCGCAGACTTCGGAGGCTCTGTGCGAGGCTTGCGGTGGCGTCTCCATGACGAAGGCTGATGCTCTGGTGGCGCAGCATGTTGCCAGGGTCATATCGAACCGGGCGGCACAGCTAGTATCCGTTT GTATTGCAACACTTCTCCGACGCATGGATCGTGGTCACACCGCGGTTGCTGTCGATGGCTCGGTCTTCAAGAGACATCCTCGCATCAAGGGTCTGATGAACAAGTACATCTCCTTGCTGGCTCCATATCACAAG TTCACGCTGCTCGGCGCTGAAGACGGAAGCGGCAAAGGTTCAGCATTAACTGCTGCTATTGCCGCAAGAGTTGCTGCAAGAACGCCTTAG